Proteins encoded by one window of Halobaculum halobium:
- the pheT gene encoding phenylalanine--tRNA ligase subunit beta, giving the protein MPVVDIDTDELRGLTGEEKSDEEFKQDLFALGLEYEGDTDDGLLQFEFGPDRLDRLSVEGVARSLRYQYGADRGVYVPNTNDADWTIEVDPSVPEERPYVTGAVVRGVELGESGLESLIQLQEKLHATMGRGRAKGAIGVHDLTMLKGQALTEESEPSGTIDAASADLAATEKTITYRGVEPAGDRFVPLDANAELTPADVLAEHDTGEKYADLVADLDRYPAIYDELGLFSFPPVINGKRTEVDAESRDLFIELTGTDQWTIDKMCVILCYALSARGGTVEEVQVRYQDGATYPDEYGPDLIRPDLDTDEKSVTHDRIETMLGVELERDEVVDLFERSGLDAAYSLGESETVYDVTIPPYRVDVLHPLDLVDDVGRAYGFNELEPTYPDIGTIGGRHERSRLERAVRTSLIGLGFEDMLNFHMTAAAENYDRLRLDEREAGADLADAPLGSEPRAEITSPYSEDYTQLRTWVLPSLVQVLENNTHRSYPQDLAEVGFVAHRDDEENTRVAEDHRVAAVLARTDATYEDAKARLQAVCDDFDVDLSTPATEHPSFIPGRVATVVIDGDAVGVVGELHPEVLVDRDMEVPVAAFEFSLSALE; this is encoded by the coding sequence ATGCCAGTCGTCGACATCGACACGGACGAGCTTCGAGGATTGACCGGCGAGGAGAAGAGCGACGAGGAGTTCAAACAGGACCTGTTCGCGCTCGGGTTGGAGTACGAGGGAGACACCGACGACGGCCTGCTCCAGTTCGAGTTCGGCCCCGATCGCCTCGACCGGCTGTCGGTCGAGGGCGTCGCGCGCTCGCTGCGCTACCAGTACGGCGCCGACCGCGGCGTGTACGTCCCGAACACGAACGACGCCGACTGGACCATCGAAGTCGACCCCTCGGTGCCCGAGGAGCGGCCGTACGTCACCGGCGCGGTCGTCCGCGGCGTCGAACTCGGCGAGTCCGGCCTGGAGTCGCTGATCCAACTGCAGGAGAAGCTGCACGCGACGATGGGGCGCGGTCGCGCGAAGGGCGCGATCGGCGTCCACGACCTGACGATGCTGAAGGGACAGGCGCTCACCGAGGAGAGCGAACCCTCCGGCACCATCGACGCCGCCTCCGCGGATCTCGCCGCGACCGAGAAGACCATCACCTACCGCGGGGTCGAGCCCGCAGGCGACCGGTTCGTCCCGCTGGACGCGAACGCCGAGCTGACGCCCGCGGACGTGTTGGCCGAGCACGACACGGGCGAGAAATACGCCGATCTCGTCGCGGATCTTGACCGATATCCCGCGATCTACGACGAACTCGGCCTGTTCTCGTTCCCGCCGGTGATCAACGGGAAGCGCACGGAAGTCGACGCGGAGTCCCGCGACCTGTTCATCGAGCTGACCGGGACCGACCAGTGGACCATCGACAAGATGTGCGTCATCCTCTGTTATGCGCTCTCCGCCCGCGGCGGCACCGTCGAGGAGGTGCAAGTCAGGTACCAAGACGGCGCGACGTACCCCGACGAGTACGGCCCCGACCTGATCCGACCGGATCTCGACACCGACGAGAAGTCCGTCACGCACGACCGAATCGAGACGATGCTCGGCGTCGAGTTGGAGCGCGACGAAGTCGTCGACCTGTTCGAGCGCTCGGGGCTCGACGCCGCCTACAGTCTGGGCGAATCGGAGACCGTCTACGACGTGACGATCCCGCCGTACCGCGTCGACGTGCTCCACCCGCTCGACCTCGTCGACGACGTCGGGCGCGCCTACGGGTTCAACGAGCTGGAACCCACGTACCCCGACATCGGCACCATCGGCGGGCGCCACGAGCGCTCCCGGCTGGAGCGGGCGGTGCGCACGAGCCTGATCGGCCTCGGCTTCGAGGACATGCTGAACTTCCACATGACCGCGGCCGCGGAGAACTACGACCGGTTGCGGCTCGACGAGCGCGAGGCGGGCGCGGATCTCGCGGACGCGCCGCTCGGTTCCGAGCCGCGCGCGGAGATCACCAGCCCGTACAGCGAGGACTACACCCAACTGCGGACGTGGGTGCTCCCCTCGCTGGTGCAGGTGCTGGAGAACAACACCCACCGGAGCTACCCGCAGGATCTCGCGGAAGTGGGCTTCGTGGCACACCGCGACGACGAGGAGAACACCCGCGTCGCCGAGGACCACCGCGTCGCCGCCGTGCTCGCGCGCACGGACGCGACCTACGAGGACGCGAAGGCGCGCCTGCAGGCAGTCTGCGACGACTTCGACGTCGACCTCTCGACGCCCGCGACCGAGCACCCGAGTTTCATCCCCGGACGCGTGGCCACGGTCGTGATCGACGGCGACGCCGTCGGCGTCGTCGGCGAACTCCACCCCGAGGTGCTCGTCGACCGGGACATGGAGGTGCCCGTCGCCGCCTTCGAGTTCTCGCTGTCGGCGCTCGAGTGA
- a CDS encoding phenylalanine--tRNA ligase subunit alpha: MRLPQAQVALLEAASATDAKTIEQLASETDLKPETVTRAAFDLRDEGLVAVEERVEESAALTDEGETYRGEGLPEVRLFRAAREAGGDIGMGEAVGAAGLEGPEVDIALANYARKGYGVVDSGEVSAEADADPEADAEAAALDAVDDGDAVDDADVLDRLESRGLVEVDERTVRSVTLTDEGVTALMEGVEAAETVDRLTPELLTGGEWEDVEFAEYNVEADAPAVEGGREHVLRGMSERVKDVLVGMGFQEMDGPHADADFWINDCLFMPQDHPARTHWDRFALDVPPVADLPEGLVDRVETAHRNGVGEDGDGYHSPWSEDFARAVALRGHTTSLSMRYLSGYANADIDPPKRYFSVQKAYRNDTLDATHLLEFYQIEGWVMAEDLSVRDLMGTFEEFYRQFGIEEIRFKPHYNPYTEPSFELFGEHPETGEEIEIGNSGMFRDEVLEPLGIDCDVMAWGLALERLAMLTTGAEDIRDLHGTLADLEFLRNAEVTY, encoded by the coding sequence ATGCGACTCCCACAGGCGCAGGTCGCGTTGCTGGAGGCCGCCAGCGCGACCGATGCGAAGACGATCGAACAGCTCGCAAGCGAGACGGACCTGAAACCCGAGACGGTCACCCGCGCCGCCTTCGACCTCCGAGACGAGGGTCTCGTCGCCGTCGAGGAGCGCGTCGAGGAGTCGGCAGCGCTCACCGACGAGGGAGAGACGTACCGCGGCGAGGGACTGCCCGAGGTCCGCCTGTTCCGCGCTGCACGCGAGGCGGGCGGGGACATCGGGATGGGCGAGGCCGTCGGCGCCGCCGGGCTGGAGGGGCCGGAGGTCGACATCGCGCTCGCCAACTACGCCCGGAAGGGGTACGGCGTCGTCGACTCCGGCGAGGTCTCTGCCGAGGCGGACGCCGACCCCGAGGCCGACGCCGAGGCCGCCGCGCTCGACGCGGTCGATGACGGCGACGCGGTCGACGACGCGGACGTCCTCGATCGACTGGAGAGTCGCGGGCTCGTCGAGGTCGACGAGCGGACCGTCCGCTCGGTCACGCTCACCGACGAGGGCGTCACCGCGTTGATGGAGGGCGTCGAGGCCGCCGAGACGGTCGACCGCCTCACGCCGGAACTCCTGACCGGCGGGGAGTGGGAGGACGTGGAGTTCGCCGAGTACAACGTCGAGGCCGACGCCCCGGCCGTCGAGGGCGGCCGCGAGCACGTGCTCCGCGGCATGTCCGAGCGCGTGAAGGACGTGCTCGTCGGCATGGGGTTCCAGGAGATGGACGGCCCGCACGCCGACGCGGACTTCTGGATCAACGACTGCCTGTTCATGCCGCAGGACCACCCGGCGCGGACCCACTGGGACCGGTTCGCGCTGGACGTGCCGCCCGTGGCCGACCTCCCCGAGGGACTCGTCGACCGCGTCGAGACCGCCCACCGGAACGGCGTCGGCGAGGACGGCGACGGCTATCACTCGCCGTGGTCCGAGGACTTCGCGCGCGCCGTCGCGCTGCGCGGGCACACCACGTCGCTGTCGATGCGCTACCTGTCGGGGTACGCGAACGCCGACATCGACCCGCCCAAGCGGTACTTCTCGGTGCAGAAGGCGTACCGCAACGACACCCTCGACGCGACACACCTGCTTGAGTTCTACCAGATCGAGGGGTGGGTGATGGCCGAGGACCTCTCAGTGCGCGATCTGATGGGCACGTTCGAGGAGTTCTACCGCCAGTTCGGCATCGAGGAGATCCGGTTCAAGCCGCACTACAACCCCTATACGGAGCCGAGCTTCGAGCTGTTCGGCGAGCATCCCGAGACGGGCGAGGAGATCGAGATCGGGAACTCGGGCATGTTCCGCGACGAGGTGCTCGAACCGCTCGGGATCGACTGTGACGTGATGGCGTGGGGGCTCGCGCTCGAACGGCTCGCCATGCTCACGACGGGCGCGGAGGACATCCGCGACCTGCACGGCACACTCGCGGATCTTGAGTTCCTGCGGAACGCGGAGGTGACCTACTGA
- a CDS encoding DUF5518 domain-containing protein — protein sequence MDSSRTDSLKHAAIGAAVSLVTFFLPLSPVIGGGVAGYLHGPDRTEGAKVGGLSGLLAAVPGAVLVTLIASIFVIVGPGQRSALLVAVAVFLVALLFTVVYGGVLGAAGGFVGALLNEEFARPVETDPARLHGDVRDAESDLDSEVTEFDEPIDESASV from the coding sequence ATGGACTCCTCACGCACCGACTCCCTCAAACACGCGGCCATCGGCGCGGCTGTCTCGCTCGTGACGTTCTTTCTGCCGCTCTCGCCGGTCATCGGCGGGGGCGTCGCCGGCTACCTCCACGGCCCCGACCGGACCGAGGGCGCGAAGGTCGGGGGACTCTCGGGCCTGCTGGCGGCGGTTCCGGGCGCGGTGCTTGTCACGCTCATCGCGTCGATCTTCGTCATCGTCGGGCCCGGCCAGCGCTCGGCGCTCCTCGTCGCCGTCGCCGTCTTCCTCGTGGCGCTGCTGTTCACCGTCGTCTACGGCGGGGTCCTCGGCGCCGCCGGCGGCTTCGTCGGCGCGCTGCTCAACGAGGAGTTCGCCCGCCCCGTCGAGACCGACCCCGCCCGGCTCCACGGCGACGTTCGGGACGCCGAGTCCGATCTCGACTCGGAAGTGACCGAGTTCGACGAGCCGATCGACGAATCGGCGAGCGTCTGA
- a CDS encoding NAD(P)/FAD-dependent oxidoreductase, producing the protein MHVAVVGGGIVGVASAYELAVDGADVTLLERGSLGAGSTDRALGGIRAQFSTRVNVELSVASIEVWDGFEERFGVDIDRRRTGYLFCTRDGDTADGFAEQVAMQREYGVESRLVAPDEAAELCPGLQSEEFVAGTFCPTDSFADPHLALQGYAGAAREAGVEIRTNTPVAGLDPRESGVRVELAGEATEPIDADYVVNAAGAWAPRLAETAGYDLPIVPHRRQTAVVEPERPVPESDPLVIDADTTAHFRPERDGRALVGGHFAEADPIVTDPDRFSEKPDTEWAVEAVERAGRVADYFGPETRLAGGWAGLYAVTPDHHAIVEESVPGVVTAAGFSGHGFQHAPATARTVAELVLDGEASTVDVSGLDRGRFERGESRMERNVA; encoded by the coding sequence ATGCACGTCGCCGTCGTCGGCGGTGGAATCGTCGGCGTCGCCAGCGCGTACGAACTCGCCGTCGACGGCGCCGATGTGACGCTCCTCGAACGTGGGAGCCTCGGCGCCGGCAGCACCGACCGCGCGCTGGGCGGCATTCGCGCGCAGTTCTCCACCCGCGTCAACGTCGAACTCTCGGTCGCCTCCATCGAGGTGTGGGACGGCTTCGAGGAGCGCTTCGGCGTCGACATCGACCGCCGGCGGACGGGCTACCTCTTTTGCACCCGCGACGGCGACACCGCCGACGGCTTCGCCGAGCAGGTCGCCATGCAACGCGAGTACGGCGTCGAGAGCCGCCTCGTGGCCCCCGACGAGGCGGCCGAGTTGTGTCCCGGTCTTCAGTCGGAGGAGTTCGTCGCCGGCACCTTCTGCCCGACGGACAGCTTCGCCGACCCGCACCTCGCGCTCCAGGGGTACGCCGGCGCCGCCCGCGAGGCGGGCGTCGAGATCCGGACGAACACGCCCGTCGCGGGACTGGACCCCCGGGAATCGGGCGTCCGGGTCGAACTCGCCGGGGAGGCGACCGAACCGATCGACGCCGACTACGTCGTCAACGCCGCCGGCGCGTGGGCGCCGCGACTCGCCGAGACCGCGGGCTACGACCTCCCGATCGTCCCGCACCGGCGCCAGACGGCCGTCGTCGAGCCCGAGCGACCGGTTCCGGAGTCGGACCCGCTGGTCATCGACGCCGACACGACCGCGCACTTCCGGCCCGAGCGCGACGGGCGCGCGCTCGTCGGCGGGCACTTCGCGGAGGCCGATCCGATCGTGACCGACCCCGATCGCTTCTCCGAGAAGCCCGACACCGAGTGGGCGGTGGAGGCCGTCGAACGCGCCGGCAGAGTGGCCGACTACTTCGGTCCCGAGACCCGTCTCGCGGGCGGGTGGGCCGGGCTGTACGCGGTGACGCCCGATCACCACGCGATCGTGGAGGAGTCGGTGCCCGGCGTCGTCACCGCCGCGGGGTTCTCCGGCCACGGCTTCCAGCACGCGCCGGCGACCGCGCGGACGGTCGCGGAACTGGTGCTCGACGGCGAGGCGTCGACCGTCGACGTGTCCGGGCTCGACCGGGGACGCTTCGAGCGCGGCGAGAGCCGGATGGAACGGAACGTCGCGTGA
- a CDS encoding ornithine cyclodeaminase family protein: MHVFDDDAVATLLSLDALLPVIEEAFLKQGRGEVERPERPHFPVGEGLDGRAGPAGTALAMPAYVHGDPAYATKLASVHPGNADPAVDRPTVQAQVLLTDAANGAPLALFAGERITNARTGCIGGLAARGLAAGTGSVDLAVIGAGEQARWQTRAIDVARGVAGARIYSPTPDSREGCAADLRAEGLDASAVESPEAAVRDADVVVTATTSETPVFPGEALAAGTLVVAVGAYEAGMCELDRTTFERADRVFADVPEEVAGIGDVVANEVDPDRLTPLSALFEGEAGRERDDEVIVVESVGSAVLDAATANHLWREASEGDGREIAF; this comes from the coding sequence ATGCACGTCTTCGACGACGACGCCGTCGCGACCCTGCTCTCGCTCGACGCGCTCCTCCCGGTGATCGAGGAGGCGTTTCTCAAACAGGGGCGCGGCGAGGTGGAGCGCCCGGAACGGCCGCACTTCCCTGTCGGCGAGGGCCTCGACGGCCGGGCCGGGCCTGCTGGGACCGCCCTCGCGATGCCCGCGTACGTCCACGGCGACCCCGCGTACGCGACGAAGCTCGCGTCGGTCCACCCTGGAAACGCCGATCCGGCTGTCGATCGCCCTACGGTGCAGGCGCAGGTGCTGCTCACCGACGCCGCGAACGGCGCTCCGCTCGCGCTGTTCGCGGGCGAGCGCATCACCAACGCCCGGACGGGATGTATCGGCGGGCTGGCGGCCCGCGGTCTCGCGGCGGGTACGGGGTCGGTCGACCTCGCGGTGATCGGCGCCGGCGAGCAGGCGCGCTGGCAGACCCGCGCGATCGACGTCGCCCGCGGCGTCGCCGGCGCCCGGATCTACTCGCCCACCCCCGACTCCCGCGAGGGCTGTGCGGCCGACCTCCGGGCCGAGGGACTCGACGCATCGGCGGTCGAGTCGCCCGAGGCGGCCGTCCGCGACGCGGACGTGGTCGTTACGGCGACGACCAGCGAGACGCCCGTGTTCCCGGGGGAGGCGCTCGCCGCCGGTACGCTCGTCGTCGCCGTGGGCGCCTACGAGGCGGGGATGTGCGAACTCGATCGGACGACGTTCGAGCGCGCGGACCGGGTGTTCGCGGACGTCCCCGAGGAGGTCGCCGGCATCGGCGACGTCGTCGCCAACGAGGTCGATCCGGACCGACTGACGCCGCTCTCGGCGCTGTTCGAGGGAGAAGCGGGACGCGAGCGCGACGACGAGGTGATCGTCGTCGAGAGCGTCGGCTCGGCGGTACTGGATGCGGCGACGGCGAACCACCTCTGGCGAGAAGCGAGCGAGGGAGACGGCAGAGAGATCGCGTTTTGA